Proteins encoded in a region of the Vicia villosa cultivar HV-30 ecotype Madison, WI linkage group LG5, Vvil1.0, whole genome shotgun sequence genome:
- the LOC131604195 gene encoding uncharacterized protein LOC131604195 — MKHPEALGFVREIKPSESSKAVKVVLQDNDYDGYGKRKIHVTLPRWDDLPFDVLDVISRKLDFADLFQFSRVCTNWRVFHKSIDKSKFLTSKEPLLLEFLIFPYKMPYSFTSLPNQKVYPLKKMMMNLWSSSDRSFPIYVTYSSGYFVMIADSSSFLLINPFTRKKKSDCNGLHVYRNNGWVTYCTEDDDDAVVDFAALNNIIYVVTDEPKIGVLRLDSPKIEYFRMNNSPGLDSNLSFFNLVKCDEELLLVRLNPSLHPLIMRGDPPPERKAYKIDLSTMTYVELETLGDIALFYVAFRSCKALINPNKWGYESNSVYKVYNSVRIKNPNCTVYDWDKKSEKCIVPPNPRKVGSVFGWCFIHPEI; from the exons ATGAAGCACCCTGAGGCATTAGGATTTGTAAGGGAAATAAAACCATCAGAGTCTTCTAAAGCAGTAAAAGTTGTTTTACAAGACAACGATTATGATGGTTACGGGAAAAGAAAGATTCACGTCACACTTCCTCGTTGGGATGACCTTCCTTTTGATGTGCTTGATGTTATTTCCCGAAAGCTCGATTTCGCCGACCTCTTTCAATTTTCTCGTGTCTGCACGAACTGGAGAGTTTTTCATAAATCAATAGATAAATCTAAATTCTTGACATCCAAAGAACCACTACTCCTCGAGTTTCTGATTTTTCCTTATAAGATGCCATATTCCTTTACTAGCCTACCCAATCAAAAAGTTTATcccttgaagaagatgatgatgaacctgTGGAGTTCTTCCGATCGCTCCTTCCCTATCTATGTTACCTATTCGAGTGGTTATTTCGTTATGATTGCGGATAGTTCTTCGTTTCTGCTCATCAATCCATTTACACGAAAAAAGAAGAG TGACTGTAACGGTTTGCATGTCTATCGAAATAATGGTTGGGTTACATATTGCACCGAGGACGATGACGATGCCGTTGTTGACTTTGCAGCTTTGAACAATATAATATATGTTGTTACCGACGAGCCCAAGATAGGGGTACTCCGTTTGGATTCACCAAAAATTGAATATTTCCGAATGAACAATTCTCCTGGCTTAGATTCTAACTTATCATTCTTTAACTTGGTTAAATGTGATGAAGAACTTTTACTGGTTCGATTAAATCCAAGCCTCCATCCTCTGATTATGCGTGGTGACCCTCCGCCAGAGAGAAAAGCTTACAAGATAGACTTGTCAACCATGACTTATGTAGAACTCGAAACTTTGGGGGACATTGCGTTATTTTATGTTGCCTTTAGAAGCTGTAAGGCATTGATTAACCCGAACAAATGGGGCTATGAGAGCAACTCTGTGTATAAAGTCTATAATTCTGTCCGTATCAAAAATCCCAATTGTACGGTTTATGATTGGGATAAAAAATCGGAGAAATGCATTGTGCCTCCGAATCCTAGAAAAGTGGGCAGtgtctttggttggtgttttatACATCCTGAAATATGA
- the LOC131606265 gene encoding uncharacterized protein LOC131606265 translates to MVIEAPSSSSHVSGDTVGTKIPILPEGDGFDHHKLVVAEISHIIRTHLSEGKPSWKKLSSNQRDSFFDLFQRKEKGADPSLTEFYFRTHRKKDQSWVGVHAESAYDKFEQKKLEISSQNPTIPGEDEADSQPTNEIPPDLDIWVESVGKKKGNRVFGLGTASKTLVSVSKKPSSLSSDSQEVDVLRSQVHALNASLQRQEQEKMVMRQQLHRQEEKMAEANNKISFLMNHLGFVGSSSHPPQPTNESDHANEDVVDETDEEDLSNEF, encoded by the exons ATGGTCATTGAAGCCCCATCTTCATCTAGCCATGTTAGTGGAGACACCGTTGGAACTAAAATCCCAATACTTCCGGAAGGTGATGG GTTTGATCATCATAAATTGGTAGTTGCAGAAATTTCCCACATCATACGCACTCATTTGAGTGAGGGAAAACCATCATGGAAGAAATTATCATCTAATCAAAGAGATTCTTTCTTTGACTTATTTCAG AGAAAGGAAAAGGGTGCAGATCCATCATTGACCGAGTTCTATTTTCGCACACATCGGAAAAAGGATCAAAGTTGGGTTGGAGTTCATGCTGAATCTGCATAT gATAAATTTGAACAGAAAAAGTTGGAGATTTCTTCTCAGAATCCAACTATTCCAGGAGAGGACGAAGCTGATAGTCAACCAACTAATGAAATTCCACCTGATTTGGATATATGGGTAGAGTCGGTTGGAAAGAAGAAAGGGAATAGGGTATTTGGTCTTGGAACCGCATCTAAGACTTTGGTTTCTGTATCAAAGAAACCCTCAAGTCTTTCAAGTGACTCTCAAGAGGTTGATGTTTTGAGAAGTCAAGTCCACGCCTTAAATGCATCGTTGCAAAGACAAGAACAAGAGAAGATGGTGATGAGGCAACAATTGCATCGACAAGAAGAAAAGATGGCCGAAGCGaataataaaatttcatttttaatgaatCATTTAGGATTTGTTGGTTCTTCTTCTCATCCACCACAACCCACTAATGAAAGTGATCACGCAAATGAAGATGTCGTCGATGAAACAGATGAAGAAGACCttagtaatgaattttga
- the LOC131604196 gene encoding uncharacterized protein LOC131604196: MANNNTPSPDPFVLEQLIEDSSRELTNRRRQERAFTGQRQQTQHIQHVHGLQQVQNVEQTRPEGQVQNGEDGQTRPQTEPDQLQLVNETDTRDGQHASSFTHTSDRRRSHSPDGEEQINIPEGADPTAILLLKELQKTNRLIRQQGDRIHDLERRRRYRSPQRRRHRSRSYSSSRSPPRRSRKRSPSRSRSPSRRNRRQRSHSRSPPRKTRKNQKPETTKANDLSPEQERQGPSKAVQKVREHSPKDNRKTSGKPRTKPQRGRHSNSPEPSDEEDFRSPLSEQIRRVRLPRGMEKPPALDHYDGTTDPDDHIRSIEAVMDYHVDLFLSHFTASRRQPKSEANLEAVIQGTNESLRDYLDRFNKEAVQVQTADYMKRYLLERGLLPGSDFKKAIKIEEVHSMNALLRKAQAFIRYEEAEAATTRASRDNDAARSSNHEPSASRRGHERRKDDRSLDIKERRGPSGRFNEYTPLNASRERILAECQNTDFKKSNIRPPKSNPARPGTDKSKYCKYHRSHGHMTED; the protein is encoded by the exons ATGGCCAACAACAACACACCCAGTCCTGATCCCTTTGTCCTGGAACAACTGATTGAAGATTCCAGCCGCGAACTGACAAACCGCCGCCGGCAGGAACGTGCTTTTACCGGACAGAGGCAACAGACTCAGCACATTCAACATGTCCACGGCCTTCAACAAGTCCAGAACGTCGAACAAACCCGTCCTGAAGGACAGGTTCAGAACGGCGAAGACGGGCAGACCCGGCCCCAGACTGAACCAGACCAGCTCCAATTGGTGAATGAAACTGATACCCGAGACGGGCAACACGCTTCCTCGTTCACCCACACCTCTGACAGACGAAGAAGCCATAGCCCGGACGGGGAGGAACAGATCAACATTCCCGAGGGCGCTGATCCGACTGCCATTCTCCTACTCAAAGAGCTGCAGAagaccaaccgcctcatccgCCAACAGGGCGATCGCATCCACGACCTGGAAAGGAGGCGACGATATCGCTCCCCCCAGCGGAGGCGCCATCGGTCACGTTCTTATTCCTCTTCGCGGTCTCCCCCGAGGAGAAGTCGCAAGCGCAGTCCATCTAGGTCTCGCTCCCCCTCAAGGAGAAACCGGCGCCAGCGGTCTCATTCCCGCTCTCCTCCTCGGAAGACGCGAAAGAATCAGAAACCTGAAACCACTAAAGCCAATGATCTCTCACCCGAGCAGGAGCGCCAAGGCCCCTCCAAAGCCGTGCAGAAAGTCCGCGAGCATTCTCCAAAAGACAACCGCAAAACCTCGGGCAAACCACGCACTAAGCCCCAGCGGGGCAGACATTCAAACTCCCCTGAACCCAGTGACGAAGAGGATTTCCGCAGTCCTTTGTCCGAGCAAATCCGGCGTGTTCGTCTCCcccgggggatggaaaaaccaccagcCTTGGACCACTATGACGGGACCACCGACCCCGATGACCATATAAGGAGCATCGAAGCTGTCATGGACTACCACGTG GATCTTTTCCTAAGCCACTTCACCGCGTCTCGTCGGCAGCCGAAGTCAGAAGCAAACCTTGAGGCAGTAATCCAAGGTACCAACGAATCTTTGAgagactacctcgacaggttcaacaaagaagctgtCCAAGTGCAGACCGCGGACTACATGAAAAGGTACCTACTCGAACGAGGGCTCCTCCCCGGAAGCGACTTCAAAAAAGCCATCAAGATTGAGGAggtccactccatgaacgccctccttcgcaaGGCTCAGGCCTTCATCAGATATGAGGAAGCAGAGGCTGCGACCACGAGAGCGTCACGAGACAACGATGCCGCTCGCAGTTCCAACCATGAGCCCTCAGCTTCGAGGCGCGGGCACGAGAGAAGGAAAGACGACAGGTCTCTCGACATCAAAGAACGCCGGGGACCTTCTGGTCGTTTCAACGAATATACCCCGCTGAACGCCTCACGGGAAAGGATCCTAGCCGAATGCCAAAACACTGACTTCAAAAAGTCGAACATCAGACCCCCGAAGTCAAACCCCGCGAGGCCAGGAACcgacaagtccaagtactgcaaatACCACAGGAGCCATGGACACATGACCGAGGATTGA